The following coding sequences lie in one uncultured Mailhella sp. genomic window:
- the hydE gene encoding [FeFe] hydrogenase H-cluster radical SAM maturase HydE: protein MNVSSCLSVIQELVEGRFPGPERLGAFIDACAPERFAGSVPENALALEVEYLAEAGLPAAAASPAERSPESALSAEEAGAVKDALFAAAREKALAHFGNRVYIRGLIEISNICRQNCRYCGIRAGNTQAERYRLSSEQILDCCEHGYGLGFRTFVLQGGEDAWFTDERLADMLRSIKKRWPDCAVTLSVGERSTESYRLLKDAGADRFLLRHETADPVHYAKLHPAAQSWKHRMDCLKELKSCGYQTGAGFMVGSPWQTTDCLVKDLCFLRDFQPEMVGIGPFIPHAQTPFAAFPAGSVERTLVMVALVRLLLPCAMLPSTTALGTAAGNGRERGILAGANVLMPNLSPREARARYRLYNNKLSEGAECADNVRELRERIRAVGYDIVVDRGDFRSC, encoded by the coding sequence ATGAATGTTTCGTCTTGCCTTTCCGTGATTCAGGAGCTGGTCGAGGGGCGCTTCCCCGGCCCGGAACGTCTGGGAGCCTTTATCGACGCCTGCGCCCCGGAGCGTTTTGCCGGTTCTGTGCCCGAAAACGCCTTGGCGCTGGAGGTGGAATATCTTGCCGAAGCCGGACTTCCGGCCGCGGCCGCGTCGCCTGCGGAACGTTCGCCTGAGAGCGCGCTGTCTGCGGAAGAGGCAGGTGCGGTGAAGGACGCGCTGTTTGCCGCGGCGCGTGAAAAGGCGCTGGCGCATTTCGGCAATCGCGTTTATATCCGCGGGCTCATAGAAATTTCAAACATCTGCCGTCAGAATTGCCGATACTGCGGCATACGCGCAGGCAACACGCAGGCGGAACGCTACCGTCTTTCTTCCGAACAGATTCTGGACTGCTGCGAGCACGGCTACGGGCTGGGATTCCGCACCTTTGTTCTTCAGGGCGGCGAGGACGCCTGGTTCACCGACGAGCGGCTTGCCGACATGCTGCGCAGCATCAAGAAGCGCTGGCCCGACTGCGCGGTCACGCTGTCGGTGGGAGAGCGTTCGACGGAGTCGTATCGACTTTTGAAGGATGCCGGAGCCGATCGTTTTCTTTTGCGGCATGAAACGGCCGATCCCGTGCATTACGCCAAGCTGCACCCCGCGGCGCAGTCATGGAAGCATCGCATGGACTGCCTGAAGGAGCTCAAGAGCTGCGGGTATCAGACCGGCGCGGGGTTCATGGTGGGCTCGCCCTGGCAGACCACGGACTGCCTGGTGAAGGATCTGTGCTTTCTGCGCGATTTTCAGCCGGAAATGGTGGGCATCGGACCGTTCATTCCTCATGCGCAGACGCCGTTCGCCGCGTTTCCCGCCGGCAGCGTGGAAAGAACGCTGGTGATGGTGGCCTTGGTGCGGCTGCTGCTGCCCTGCGCCATGCTTCCTTCCACAACGGCGCTGGGAACCGCGGCGGGCAACGGTCGCGAACGCGGCATTCTGGCCGGAGCCAATGTGCTCATGCCTAATCTTTCGCCCCGCGAGGCGCGGGCGCGCTACCGTCTTTACAACAACAAGCTCTCGGAAGGCGCGGAATGCGCCGACAATGTCCGGGAACTTCGGGAGCGCATACGCGCCGTCGGGTACGACATCGTCGTGGACAGGGGCGATTTTCGGTCCTGCTGA
- the hydF gene encoding [FeFe] hydrogenase H-cluster maturation GTPase HydF codes for MSDSINDTPRSGRLHIGIYGRRNAGKSSLINAITGHETAIVSETAGTTTDPVYKSMEIHGLGPCVLIDTAGFDDVGPMGELRVEKTRLALEKTDMALLVVTDGDDLSVEKKWAASLKARKTPFIVVLNKMDEHSEAELESLSSRIADELGKKPVVVSAKEGTNMPVLRETMLRLVPADWGTMKLTGDLCGEGDVVMLVMPQDIQAPQGRLILPQVQVTRELLDKKCIIASCTADKIAQTLSALSQPPHLIITDSQVFAEVWKLKPAESLLTSFSILMAGYKGDINEFLKGAEAIDRLTPHSKVLIAEACTHVPLAEDIGREKIPRRLRARFGETLEIKVVSGTDFPTDLTPYDLIIHCGACMFNRTYMMSRVQKAREQGVPLCNYGVALAKLTGILDKVVHA; via the coding sequence ATGTCCGACAGTATTAATGATACGCCGCGTTCGGGGCGACTGCACATAGGCATTTACGGCAGGCGCAACGCGGGCAAGTCTTCCCTCATCAACGCCATTACCGGACACGAAACGGCCATTGTTTCCGAAACGGCGGGAACAACGACGGATCCGGTGTACAAGTCCATGGAAATTCACGGACTCGGTCCGTGCGTGCTCATCGACACGGCAGGTTTCGACGACGTCGGCCCCATGGGCGAGCTTCGCGTGGAAAAAACCCGGCTGGCGCTGGAGAAAACCGACATGGCGCTGCTTGTGGTGACAGACGGAGACGATCTTTCCGTGGAAAAGAAGTGGGCGGCGTCGCTGAAGGCGCGCAAGACGCCGTTCATCGTGGTGCTCAACAAGATGGACGAGCACAGCGAGGCCGAACTTGAGAGCCTGTCTTCCCGCATAGCCGACGAGCTCGGCAAAAAGCCCGTGGTGGTGAGCGCAAAGGAGGGCACGAACATGCCCGTGCTGCGCGAGACCATGCTGCGTCTGGTGCCGGCCGACTGGGGAACCATGAAGCTCACCGGCGATCTTTGCGGAGAAGGCGACGTGGTCATGCTGGTCATGCCGCAGGACATTCAGGCTCCGCAGGGACGCCTCATTCTGCCGCAGGTGCAGGTCACCCGGGAACTGCTGGACAAAAAATGCATTATTGCCAGCTGCACGGCCGACAAGATAGCGCAGACGCTGAGCGCGCTTTCGCAGCCTCCGCATCTCATCATCACGGATTCGCAGGTGTTCGCCGAAGTCTGGAAGCTCAAGCCTGCGGAAAGCCTGCTGACGTCATTTTCCATTCTGATGGCGGGATACAAGGGAGACATCAATGAGTTTCTCAAGGGCGCGGAAGCCATCGACCGCCTGACGCCGCACTCCAAAGTGCTCATTGCGGAAGCGTGTACGCACGTGCCGCTTGCGGAAGACATCGGCCGGGAGAAAATTCCGCGCAGGCTGAGGGCCCGTTTCGGCGAAACGCTGGAAATCAAGGTAGTGAGTGGAACGGACTTCCCGACGGATCTGACGCCGTACGATCTCATTATTCATTGCGGCGCGTGCATGTTCAACAGAACTTATATGATGTCGCGGGTACAGAAGGCCAGAGAGCAGGGCGTTCCCCTGTGCAACTACGGCGTGGCGCTTGCCAAGCTCACGGGTATTCTGGACAAGGTGGTACACGCCTGA
- a CDS encoding nitroreductase, whose translation MKETLQDIRTRRSCRKFQPRQIAEEELNAILEAGTWAPTGHGWQSPVMVVLQDKATIEKLSKMNAAIMGTNGDPFYGAPTVVVVLADKSRPTYREDGSLVMGNLMLAAHAVGVASCWIHRAREEFESEEGKALLKSWGIEGDYAGVGHCILGYAAENGEAPAKPRKEGYIIRV comes from the coding sequence ATGAAAGAGACTTTGCAGGATATCAGAACCCGTCGCAGCTGCCGTAAGTTTCAGCCCCGTCAGATTGCCGAAGAGGAGCTGAACGCCATTCTCGAAGCCGGAACCTGGGCGCCTACCGGTCACGGCTGGCAGTCTCCCGTGATGGTGGTGCTGCAGGACAAGGCCACCATCGAGAAGCTCTCGAAGATGAACGCCGCCATTATGGGCACGAACGGCGATCCCTTCTACGGCGCGCCCACCGTGGTCGTCGTGCTGGCGGATAAGTCCCGTCCCACCTATCGGGAGGACGGCTCGCTCGTCATGGGCAATCTTATGCTGGCCGCGCATGCCGTGGGCGTGGCGTCCTGCTGGATTCATCGCGCCCGCGAAGAGTTTGAATCGGAAGAAGGCAAGGCGCTGCTCAAGAGCTGGGGCATCGAAGGCGACTACGCCGGCGTGGGTCACTGCATTCTCGGCTACGCCGCGGAAAACGGCGAAGCGCCCGCCAAGCCCCGCAAGGAAGGCTACATCATCCGCGTGTAG
- a CDS encoding TM1266 family iron-only hydrogenase system putative regulator, translated as MSESRIGTVGIVVDDQESTPQINAILHQYADIIVGRLGIPYRSRGVAVIALVVDGSMDAISGMTGRIGKIRGVSVKAAVSRR; from the coding sequence ATGAGCGAGTCTCGGATAGGAACGGTGGGCATCGTGGTGGACGATCAGGAAAGCACGCCGCAGATCAACGCCATACTGCATCAGTATGCCGACATCATTGTGGGGCGTCTCGGCATTCCCTACCGCAGTCGCGGCGTGGCCGTCATTGCTCTTGTCGTTGACGGCAGCATGGACGCCATTTCCGGCATGACCGGGCGCATAGGCAAAATTCGCGGCGTGTCCGTCAAGGCCGCTGTTTCGAGGCGCTGA